The Rhododendron vialii isolate Sample 1 chromosome 8a, ASM3025357v1 genome has a window encoding:
- the LOC131335204 gene encoding auxin-responsive protein SAUR72-like → MDSDKAKGKKNLLLKTWDRCRSLPRERSTSSTGTFTKSKSRRNDRAAPEGCFSVYVGPEKQRFVIKTKYANHPLFKMLLEDAKEEYGYSSEGPLLLPCDVDLFCKVLAEMDGKEEEIVPRCGFAHGSCSPFAPGRRVGRNGNMAKVYGSNYGYGLLTPSRLLKMNQF, encoded by the coding sequence ATGGATTCGGACAAGGCTAAGGGAAAGAAGAACTTGCTCCTCAAGACGTGGGACCGGTGCCGATCGCTCCCGCGCGAAAGATCCACAAGTAGTACGGGTACCTTCACGAAGAGCAAGAGCCGCCGGAATGATCGGGCGGCACCGGAGGGGTGTTTCTCGGTCTACGTGGGACCGGAGAAGCAGCGGTTCGTGATCAAGACCAAGTACGCCAACCACCCGCTGTTCAAAATGCTGCTGGAAGATGCCAAGGAGGAATACGGGTACAGCAGCGAGGGTCCGCTGCTGTTGCCGTGCGACGTCGACTTGTTCTGTAAAGTGTTGGCCGAGATGGATGGCAAAGAGGAGGAGATTGTGCCCCGTTGCGGGTTTGCGCACGGGTCGTGCAGCCCGTTTGCGCCGGGTCGGAGGGTGGGGAGGAATGGGAACATGGCTAAGGTTTACGGGTCTAATTATGGGTATGGGCTTCTTACTCCGTCGAGATTGCTCAAGATGAATCAGTTTTAA
- the LOC131298756 gene encoding uncharacterized protein LOC131298756, giving the protein MVKWDEITRRKSNGGLGVRKMMQQNLALLAKVVIRGKYGLDANCWLPYGNGPNATSRIWSNICSLDNPTSPLGYSIRDSFRVHVNSGDATVFWEHVWLGEFSLKEDYPRLFSLSTQKEVLISKLRVEGSWELWFRRELFGREKQEFDNLKEQLQRVIILPSKLDVLQWRWSSDGIFFVRSAYGQWELQSHSSSALLGSLWKSLGPPKVEIFAWMAIKERAVTKSVLLSRNLISEIHLALCPLCSLNLETHQYLFLHCHFSWSVWSIILDWWNIKWVCPSSVPDLANWWFFNGFSNLEKHVWEVCFYATLWSLWLARNDIIFNNSTKQAWEVGDFVKTRVATWMKAKFDIKVYTVEEFKIFLDGVSKLKL; this is encoded by the exons ATGGTCAAGTGGGATGAGATTACTCGGAGGAAATCTAATGGAGGCTTGGGGGTCAGGAAAATGATGCAACAGAATCTTGCTCTATTGGCtaaagtg GTGATCAGAGGAAAATACGGGTTGGATGCTAACTGTTGGTTACCCTATGGTAATGGCCCTAACGCTACATCAAGAATCTGGTCAAATATTTGTTCTCTGGATAATCCCACATCCCCACTGGGCTATTCCATCCGGGACAGCTTTCGAGTCCATGTAAATTCAGGCGATGCAACTGTGTTTTGGGAGCATGTTTGGCTAGGTGAATTCTCATTAAAAGAAGATTATCCTAGACTTTTTTCTTTATCTACCCAAAAGGAGGTGCTTATCAGCAAGTTGAGGGTTGAGGGATCATGGGAATTATGGTTCCGAAGAGAATTATTTGGGCGAGAGAAGCAGGAATTCGATAACTTGAAAGAGCAGCTTCAACGGGTTATCATACTACCGTCGAAACTGGATGTTTTGCAATGGAGATGGTCGAgtgatggaattttttttgtcaggtCAGCCTACGGGCAATGGGAATTGCAATCCCACTCCAGTAGTGCGCTGCTTGGCTCTCTTTGGAAGAGTCTAGGCCCCCCTAAGGTGGAAATCTTTGCGTGGATGGCAATAAAGGAAAGAGCGGTAACCAAGTCTGTCCTTCTTAGCAGAAATTTGATCAGTGAAATTCATTTAGCTTTGTGCCCTCTATGCTCTTTGAATCTGGAAACTCACCAGTATTTGTTTCTTCACTGTCATTTCTCATGGAGTGTTTGGTCGATAATCCTAGATTGGTGGAACATCAAATGGGTTTGCCCAAGTTCAGTACCAGACTTAGCAAATTGGTGGTTTTTTAATGGCTTCTCCAACCTGGAGAAACATGTTTGGGAAGTTTGCTTCTATGCTACGTTGTGGTCTCTTTGGTTGGCAAGAAATGATATTATTTTCAACAATTCTACGAAACAAGCTTGGGAGGTGGGGGATTTCGTAAAAACTAGAGTGGCGACGTGGATGAAGGCGaaatttgacatcaaagtcTACACCGTTGAGGAGTTCAAGATTTTCTTAGATGGTGTCAGCAAACTGAAATTGTAA